DNA from Synechococcus sp. CBW1108:
GTGATCTGGCCCTGTTGCTGGAGCGCATTGGCGCGCTCTGGCAGGTGCGGCCGCGGCTGGCGGTGGCCGCCCTGCGCTTCCACGGCTGCACCAGCCCTGCCCTGCGCGACTACGAGCGCGGCTATGTGAAGGAGGGCGTAGGCGCTGGCGGCTTGGCCCTGCTGTGGCAATTGGCCGGTCGGGATCCGGCGGCCCTGGCGGCCGCCTGCGACCGGGCTTGCCGGATCGAGCTCGGTGTCTAGGGTCGCTGCCATGGCTCCTGTCTTCGGATCGCTCTCCCGCCGCCAGCTGCTGCAATTGGGGGCGGCGGCCGGCCTTTTGGCCGCCTGCCGCCCCGCTGATGGTCCCGAGCTGTTGCAGGTGGAGGGCGAGCTGCCGGCTGCCTGGCTGAAGCAGCTGCCTGGCCCCTGGCGTGCCCGGGCCCTGGCGAATCCCGCGGCGGTGCAACGGGCCGGATTTGCGGCGGGCCGGCCGGGGCCTGGTTTGGTCTCCCTCAGCGACGGCTGGGCCAGTGGTTTGGGCCGGGAGCGGCTGCAGTCCTTTGGGGCGCCCCGGCTCTGGGCCCGTCTGGCCCCCTTCAGCGCCGGCGTTTCCGGGCTGTTCGGCCCGGCCGGCTCCGGTGAGCTGGCCTTCCCCTGGGCCTACAGCCCCTGGGTGATCGCCCTGCGCAGCCGGCCAGATCTGGTGGCGCGGCGCCTGCAGGGCTGGTCGCTGCTGCTCGACCCCAGCCTGCGGGGCCGGCTGGTGCTGCCCTCGGCCCCCCGCATCAGCTTGGAGATCGTCAAGGGCGACTTTGGCCAGCTGGAGCGGCTGCGGGCCCAGGCCCTGGCCTACGACGACCGCGACGGCCTCAACCTGTTGCTCAGCGGCAACGCCGAGGTTGCAGTGCTGCCGTTGCAGCGGCTCATCCCCCTGCTGCGCCGTGACCAGCGCCTAGCGGTGATCTGGCCCGACAGCGGCGCTCCCCTCAGCTGGCAACTGCTGCTGCGACCGGCCGCACCCCAGGACTTTGAGCCGACTCCACCTCCGCTGGAGTGGCTCGGGGCGGTCCTGGAGCCACCGCTGCTGGAACCCCTGCTGGCGACGGGCTGGGTGCCTCCTCTACCCCAGGCGGTGCTGGAGCCAGTGGCCCGGCGTTTCCCCGCGTCGATGGCGGCCTTGCTGCTGCCGGGAGATGCCCTCCTGGGCCGCTGCTGGAGCCTGCCGCCGCTGAGCCTGCCCGAACAACTGGCCCAGCAGAACCTCTGGGATGCCGCCGCCCCCCGGCCCTGAGCCCAGGCATTCGGCTGTGGGGCCCTGTCGTCGCGGGCAACTGTTCGCCCGGGAAACTGTCAGCTTTCCGAACAGTCTGTACTGAACAAGGAACCCATCGCAGCGATCGATCCCCAGCCAGCGCTCTCCGGCAAGACAATGCCCCATCAAGCCCCACCCACCAAGCCCCCCCACCAAGCTCTAGCCCCAGAGCCGGCGGCGGGGGGCAGCGCTCAGGCGCCGGTGGGTGTCGGCCAGCAGCGCGGGGATCGGCAGCTCCAGCGGACAGCGGGGCAGGCAGGCGCCGCAGGCTTGGCAGGCCTCGGCGTTGAGATCCTCCCACCAGTGGCCGGCGCGGCCGATCAGGTTGTAGCGCTCCTGGGCAAAGGTCTCCATGCCGTGGCCCACGGCCAGGTTGCGCAGGCGCAGCAGTTCGGGGATCGGCACGCCATTGGGGCAGGGCAGGCAGGCGCGGCACTGGCCGCAGCGCTCCGTCCCCAGGCGCTCCCGGCCGGCGGCCTCCAGGCGCAGTAGGGCGGCGCGCTGCTCGGGGTTGAGCCAGCCTTCGTCCGGGCTGGATTGGCCCGATCCCCCCCTGGGCGCCGAGGGCCCGGCAAGGGCGGCGGCCCAGGCCAGATCGCCGGGCTGTTCGGCCCCCAGGCTCAGGGTGGAGATCCCCTGATCGAGCAGGAAGCGGTAGGCCAGCTCCAGGGGGTGGAACGGGGCGCAGTCGGCCACCAGTTCGGCCGGAGGGTCATAGAGGCGGCCGCCCTTGTCGGCCGGTGAGATGGCCTGCACGCCCAGTCCGCCCGCGAGGGCGGCGCGGGCCAGGGGCAAGCGGGTCTGGTCAAACAGATGCAGGTGCAGGCTGCAGAAACGGAAGCGACCGCTGGCCAGGGCGGCCTCGATCAGCTCGGGTTTGCCATGGCTGCTGAAGCCCACCTGGGTCACCAACCCTTCGCCGAGGGCCCACTCCAGCAACTCGGCGCCAGGCCCGTGCAGCGCCCATTCCAGGTGCTCAGCAAGGTTGAGGCCATGCACCGCCAGGTTGGTGAGCTGGGCAACGCCCAGGCGCTCGAGGATCGCCCGCAGTTGCTCCTGGCCGTGGGCGAGATCGCAGCCGGGCAGCACCTTGCTGGTGATTCGCCAGCCGCCTGGGGGCGCCAGGCTGTCCCGCTGCAGGGCCGCCAGGGCCAGGCCCAGGAAGATTTCGGCTGGGCCGTAGCCGGGGGCCGTATCGAGGTGGTTGATGCCCGCGGCCATGGCTGAGCGCAGCACCGACTCCATCTGGGAGGGGCTGTCCAGGGCCCGCATGGTGCCCAGGGTGAATGGCGACACCGCCGTTGCCGGTGCGGGGCCGAAGGGGCGCAGGCCAGAGTTTTCAGGCAGGTTTTCCATCCATACAAGCTCCCGCTGCGCTCTCCAGCCTCATGGGGCCGGAGTGTCGCTGCCTGGTTCCTCACTGCCTGGTTCCTCCCCGCCTTGCTCGCCCTCCGGGTGGGATTGTTTGAGGTGGCGCACCAGGTCGGCGGGGCTGGTGCTGTCGAGGAAGCGGCGGAAGTTGTCCTGGTCTTCGGCGTCGGCTTCGGCATCCACCGGAATTGAGGCGTCGGCCACCACCTCCTCCAGCATCCAGATGCTGCTGCCGGTGCGCAGGGCCAGGGCGATGGCGTCGCTGGGACGGGCATCCAGTTCCAGCCTGGTCGCTCCTTTGGCCGTTGGTTTGGCCGCTGCTTTGGCCTCGCCGGCCCCAGCCTCCCCAGCGCTGGCTTCGGCAGGCCCATCGCCCGCCGCTTGGCTGAGTTTGAGCACGGCCCGAAAGGTGCTGGCTTCGATCGTGTGGATGATCACCCGGTCAAGCCTCAGCCCGCCTGCCTCCAGCAGGGAAACCATCAGGTCGTGGCTGAGGGGTCGGGAGGGGGCTTCGTCACGGAGTCCGGCCAGGATGTTCTGGGCCTGGGCCTGGTCGATCCAGATCGGCACCTGGCGCCGGCCGGAGGAATCCCGTAGCAGCACGATCGGGCTGCGGCTGGCCGCATCCAGGCCGATTCCAGCAACGTGCATTTCGATCATTTCCCCCCCAGAACCCGCTGAACGATTATGACCAGATTGGTTCCTCCCGGGCTGGATCACCCATGTTCACCGGACTGGTGCAGGCCTTGGGCGTGATTCACCGCTGCCCGCGGGGGGTAGAGGTGCACTGGCGGCAGGCGGAGAGCCCAGCCTTTGGAGACAGCCTCCCTCTCGGGGACAGCCTTGCTCTGGGGGACAGTGTGGCTGTCGATGGGGTGTGCCTCACGGTGGCCCAGCGGCTTGTCGATGGCTTCCGCGCCGATGTCAGCGAAGAGACCCTCGGCCGCACCACCCTGGCCGCCAAGGCCGATCGGGGTGGGGCGGTGAACCTGGAGCCAGCCCTGCGACTGGCCGATCGCCTCGGCGGCCACCTGGTGAGCGGCCATGTGGACGGGCTTGGGGTAGTGCGGGCCCTCGAGCAGCAGCCGGCCTCCTGGCGCCTGGAGTTGGCCTG
Protein-coding regions in this window:
- a CDS encoding twin-arginine translocation pathway signal; this translates as MAPVFGSLSRRQLLQLGAAAGLLAACRPADGPELLQVEGELPAAWLKQLPGPWRARALANPAAVQRAGFAAGRPGPGLVSLSDGWASGLGRERLQSFGAPRLWARLAPFSAGVSGLFGPAGSGELAFPWAYSPWVIALRSRPDLVARRLQGWSLLLDPSLRGRLVLPSAPRISLEIVKGDFGQLERLRAQALAYDDRDGLNLLLSGNAEVAVLPLQRLIPLLRRDQRLAVIWPDSGAPLSWQLLLRPAAPQDFEPTPPPLEWLGAVLEPPLLEPLLATGWVPPLPQAVLEPVARRFPASMAALLLPGDALLGRCWSLPPLSLPEQLAQQNLWDAAAPRP
- a CDS encoding aldo/keto reductase; this encodes MENLPENSGLRPFGPAPATAVSPFTLGTMRALDSPSQMESVLRSAMAAGINHLDTAPGYGPAEIFLGLALAALQRDSLAPPGGWRITSKVLPGCDLAHGQEQLRAILERLGVAQLTNLAVHGLNLAEHLEWALHGPGAELLEWALGEGLVTQVGFSSHGKPELIEAALASGRFRFCSLHLHLFDQTRLPLARAALAGGLGVQAISPADKGGRLYDPPAELVADCAPFHPLELAYRFLLDQGISTLSLGAEQPGDLAWAAALAGPSAPRGGSGQSSPDEGWLNPEQRAALLRLEAAGRERLGTERCGQCRACLPCPNGVPIPELLRLRNLAVGHGMETFAQERYNLIGRAGHWWEDLNAEACQACGACLPRCPLELPIPALLADTHRRLSAAPRRRLWG
- a CDS encoding bifunctional nuclease family protein, encoding MIEMHVAGIGLDAASRSPIVLLRDSSGRRQVPIWIDQAQAQNILAGLRDEAPSRPLSHDLMVSLLEAGGLRLDRVIIHTIEASTFRAVLKLSQAAGDGPAEASAGEAGAGEAKAAAKPTAKGATRLELDARPSDAIALALRTGSSIWMLEEVVADASIPVDAEADAEDQDNFRRFLDSTSPADLVRHLKQSHPEGEQGGEEPGSEEPGSDTPAP
- a CDS encoding riboflavin synthase, producing MFTGLVQALGVIHRCPRGVEVHWRQAESPAFGDSLPLGDSLALGDSVAVDGVCLTVAQRLVDGFRADVSEETLGRTTLAAKADRGGAVNLEPALRLADRLGGHLVSGHVDGLGVVRALEQQPASWRLELAWSDPAYGRYICNKASVAVDGVSLTVAGCDSDGVGFWIAVIPHTWLTTTLGQLAVGDGVNLEADLLAKYTERLLMARGPSSDPAHQGMDSSLNASWLADHGWI